One genomic region from Pseudomonadota bacterium encodes:
- a CDS encoding transglutaminase domain-containing protein, with translation MGGAIVARAIALSATLAAAVLGTVSAQTQPGEPYVASIPFETNGVEIRSGEPLHLTLSLNRTEQVASRYAHSTVLVEDVRAGAIDLVVDGQDRFTSAPLPHHSEASFVIDFDEPELTRLDARAKALDPASDTPPAVTELARLVFEALPEKTYERGFDIASQAARAGAGDCTEHSVLLAALSRAQGLPSRVVFGALIVAEANAAYGHAWNEVFVHGEWQLVDATLLDTEEGATLFYVPLATFDNEGPGYTMGLFDSLGSLPSKISVRPAQR, from the coding sequence GTGGGCGGAGCGATCGTAGCTAGGGCGATCGCGCTTAGCGCCACCCTCGCCGCCGCCGTCCTCGGCACGGTGTCAGCGCAGACCCAGCCAGGTGAGCCCTACGTGGCCTCCATCCCCTTCGAGACCAATGGAGTGGAGATTCGGTCTGGTGAACCCCTTCACCTAACGCTGTCGCTAAATAGGACCGAGCAGGTGGCGAGTCGTTACGCGCACAGCACGGTGCTCGTCGAGGACGTGCGCGCCGGGGCGATCGATCTAGTGGTGGATGGCCAAGACCGCTTCACCTCTGCGCCGTTGCCGCATCACTCCGAGGCAAGCTTCGTGATCGATTTCGACGAGCCCGAACTCACCCGCCTGGATGCTCGGGCCAAGGCGCTGGATCCGGCGAGCGACACGCCTCCCGCAGTCACCGAACTCGCACGTCTGGTGTTTGAGGCTTTGCCTGAGAAAACCTACGAGCGTGGCTTCGACATTGCCTCGCAAGCCGCCCGCGCCGGGGCCGGGGACTGTACCGAGCACTCGGTGCTGCTCGCCGCTCTTAGCCGCGCCCAGGGCCTGCCAAGCCGCGTGGTGTTCGGCGCGCTCATCGTGGCCGAGGCGAACGCCGCCTACGGCCACGCTTGGAACGAGGTGTTCGTGCACGGTGAGTGGCAGCTAGTCGACGCCACCTTGCTCGACACGGAAGAGGGCGCGACCCTGTTCTACGTACCGCTGGCGACCTTCGATAATGAGGGCCCGGGGTACACGATGGGACTGTTCGACTCCCTGGGCTCACTCCCCTCGAAGATCTCCGTGCGACCGGCGCAGCGGTAG
- a CDS encoding phenylalanine 4-monooxygenase has product MITDRPRDTTIPEMGNAFFDPLLQDAGHGITGAGGALHRYARRPAGYRLEEEDFDSAAWRLQRQPRYTEAEHERWRLLYENQRRLLPGRACQDFMRGFDVLSPQFDNGIPDFDDLNKVLRPATGWTVIAVPELIPDNVFFWHLENRRFPAGAFIRGGDPQTAKVRDANKGRAPEHVEYTQVEDDLFYLQEPDMFHDVFGHVPMLMDPFFADYVQAYGAGGRRAIEYNRLKNFGALYWYTVEFGLIEEEEGLRVYGAGILSSPDETLYSLYSPSPHRVKLVPERVMRTDYVISDFQDTYFVIDSIQALHDATAGRDFTPIYRKLPAGFTYATTSCLDTDVVLHEGTQEYKFNGGAGRPRAMAHVAKLRAQFGV; this is encoded by the coding sequence GTGATCACCGATCGCCCGCGCGACACCACCATCCCCGAGATGGGCAACGCCTTCTTCGACCCGCTCCTCCAAGATGCGGGCCACGGCATCACGGGCGCCGGCGGCGCCCTGCATCGCTATGCCCGACGCCCGGCCGGCTATCGCCTCGAGGAGGAGGATTTCGACAGCGCGGCGTGGCGGCTCCAGCGCCAACCGCGGTATACGGAGGCGGAACACGAGCGCTGGCGACTGCTATACGAGAACCAGCGTCGCCTCCTGCCGGGCCGCGCATGCCAGGATTTCATGCGCGGCTTCGATGTCCTGAGCCCACAGTTCGACAACGGTATCCCGGATTTCGACGACCTCAATAAGGTGTTGCGCCCCGCCACTGGTTGGACGGTGATTGCCGTTCCCGAGCTGATTCCTGACAACGTGTTTTTCTGGCACCTAGAGAACCGGCGCTTCCCGGCAGGTGCCTTCATCCGCGGCGGCGATCCTCAAACTGCCAAGGTGCGCGATGCCAACAAGGGGCGGGCGCCTGAACACGTGGAGTACACGCAGGTAGAGGATGACCTTTTCTACCTGCAGGAGCCGGACATGTTCCACGACGTGTTCGGCCACGTGCCCATGCTCATGGATCCTTTCTTCGCCGACTACGTGCAGGCCTACGGCGCTGGCGGCCGGCGGGCCATCGAGTACAACCGCCTGAAGAACTTCGGCGCCCTCTACTGGTACACGGTGGAGTTTGGGTTGATCGAAGAGGAGGAGGGGCTGCGCGTGTACGGTGCGGGCATCCTGTCCTCGCCGGATGAGACCTTGTACTCCCTATACTCGCCGAGCCCACATCGGGTGAAGCTTGTGCCCGAGCGGGTGATGCGTACGGACTACGTGATCAGCGATTTCCAAGATACTTACTTTGTCATCGATTCGATCCAGGCCTTGCACGATGCCACCGCCGGGCGCGACTTCACGCCCATCTACCGCAAGCTGCCTGCCGGGTTTACCTACGCCACCACATCGTGTCTGGACACGGACGTGGTCCTGCACGAGGGCACGCAGGAGTATAAGTTCAACGGTGGTGCGGGGCGTCCACGGGCGATGGCGCACGTGGCGAAGTTGAGGGCGCAGTTCGGCGTTTAG
- a CDS encoding VOC family protein produces the protein MDVVTFLTFDDQAQAAADYYTSIFPRSRLIQTTQAPAGMPIPEGAVMTVSFELAGRPFVAMNAGPGFAFSQGISLAVLCDAQSEVDVYWRRLLADGGQEQACGWLTDRFGVSWQVTPKVLYQLMADHDPARRARAMSAMMGMVKLDAQALLLAADGAEPSDA, from the coding sequence ATGGATGTCGTTACCTTCCTGACCTTCGACGATCAGGCGCAAGCAGCGGCGGACTACTACACCTCGATTTTCCCCCGGTCGCGTCTGATCCAAACCACCCAGGCACCGGCAGGCATGCCCATCCCCGAGGGAGCGGTGATGACCGTGTCCTTCGAACTCGCCGGCCGACCCTTCGTAGCCATGAACGCCGGCCCAGGCTTCGCGTTCAGCCAGGGCATATCCCTCGCCGTCCTGTGCGACGCCCAATCGGAGGTGGACGTCTATTGGCGGCGATTGCTCGCGGACGGTGGCCAGGAGCAGGCCTGCGGGTGGCTGACAGATCGCTTCGGTGTGTCCTGGCAGGTGACGCCGAAGGTGCTCTACCAGCTCATGGCTGACCACGACCCGGCGCGACGCGCCCGCGCCATGTCGGCAATGATGGGCATGGTGAAGTTGGATGCGCAGGCACTGCTATTGGCTGCGGACGGCGCAGAACCCTCCGACGCCTAG
- a CDS encoding DUF2959 domain-containing protein: protein MQLYRLAASACLALLLGACSTVYYDTLEQFGVHKREILVDRVEDARASQVDAAEQFTTALEKFRSVVDFDGGDLERLYNDLNRELERSESKAAKVTDRIDAIEDVAGALFREWEGELDQYSSESLRAQSRRQLEDTRGRYDEMLGAMRRAEARIAPALAPFADQVLFLKHNLNAQAIASLRGEVAVIEADVESLISELEAAIAAADQFISTDAA, encoded by the coding sequence ATGCAGCTCTATCGACTCGCCGCCAGCGCCTGCCTGGCGCTCCTTCTCGGCGCCTGCTCCACCGTCTACTACGACACGCTCGAGCAGTTCGGTGTGCACAAGCGCGAGATTCTGGTCGATCGGGTGGAGGACGCGCGCGCCTCGCAGGTGGATGCGGCTGAGCAGTTCACGACGGCGCTGGAGAAGTTCCGCAGCGTGGTGGACTTCGACGGCGGTGATCTCGAGCGCCTCTACAACGACCTGAACCGGGAGCTCGAGCGCTCCGAGTCCAAGGCCGCGAAGGTAACCGATCGCATCGATGCGATCGAGGATGTGGCCGGCGCGCTCTTTCGCGAGTGGGAGGGCGAGCTCGACCAGTACAGCAGCGAGAGCCTGCGCGCCCAGAGTCGCCGCCAGCTGGAGGACACGCGCGGGCGCTACGATGAGATGCTCGGCGCCATGCGCCGGGCCGAGGCGCGGATCGCGCCGGCGCTGGCGCCCTTCGCCGATCAGGTACTTTTCCTGAAGCACAACCTCAACGCGCAGGCGATCGCCTCCCTGCGCGGCGAAGTGGCGGTGATCGAAGCGGACGTGGAGTCGTTGATCAGCGAGCTGGAAGCGGCCATCGCCGCTGCTGATCAGTTCATCTCTACCGACGCGGCCTAG
- a CDS encoding aldo/keto reductase gives MAGATPDTPLRLIYGCMRLVGDGSAAARERGKRAVHAAVEAGYRTFDHADIYGAGECERLFGQVLSESPGLREELTLIGKCGIRMADASGPKRYDFSREHLLVSVDGSLERLGVESLDALLLHRPDYLCDPHEVAETFTTLREAGKVHRFGVSNFTPAQVDLLASALDTRLVANQIEINLRHLDALSDGTLAQCLQRGMTPQAWSPLGGVISTDLTPKFTIEDRQRVDAELAEQAARYDVAPWQIALAFLLRHPAQIAPIVGSTTPQRIADASATIAIPYTREDWYRLLEARRGARVP, from the coding sequence ATGGCCGGCGCCACGCCCGACACCCCGCTGCGTCTTATCTACGGCTGCATGCGCCTGGTGGGGGACGGCAGTGCGGCGGCTCGCGAGCGTGGCAAACGCGCCGTGCACGCGGCCGTGGAGGCGGGCTATCGCACCTTCGACCACGCGGACATCTACGGTGCCGGCGAGTGTGAGCGCCTATTCGGGCAAGTGCTGAGCGAGTCGCCGGGCCTGCGCGAAGAGCTCACGCTGATCGGCAAGTGCGGCATCCGCATGGCAGACGCCAGCGGCCCGAAGCGCTACGACTTCTCCCGCGAGCATCTGCTGGTGAGCGTGGACGGGAGTCTCGAGCGCCTTGGGGTGGAGTCCCTCGATGCGCTGCTCCTGCACCGACCGGACTACCTGTGCGATCCCCACGAGGTGGCCGAGACCTTCACCACGCTGCGTGAGGCCGGCAAGGTACACCGCTTCGGCGTGAGCAACTTCACGCCGGCCCAGGTGGACTTGCTCGCCAGCGCCCTCGATACGCGCCTGGTTGCAAACCAGATAGAGATCAACCTACGCCACCTCGATGCCCTCTCAGATGGCACGCTCGCGCAGTGTCTGCAGCGAGGCATGACCCCTCAAGCCTGGTCGCCGCTCGGTGGTGTGATCAGCACTGACCTAACGCCTAAATTCACTATCGAGGACAGGCAGCGTGTGGACGCGGAACTCGCCGAGCAGGCAGCGCGCTACGACGTTGCGCCCTGGCAGATCGCCCTCGCCTTCCTGCTTCGTCACCCGGCGCAGATCGCGCCGATCGTGGGATCGACCACGCCGCAACGGATCGCGGACGCCAGCGCCACCATCGCAATCCCCTACACCCGCGAGGATTGGTATCGGCTGCTGGAAGCACGCCGTGGCGCGCGCGTGCCGTGA
- a CDS encoding zinc-binding dehydrogenase: protein MSQPTSSYALTLKEEGFTTTTPSGPYVASLEPYLEAKEVEVPAPGEGQVLIRLIMSPVNPSDVHFIKGEYGLPRVRGDVAGFEGCGEVIAAGAGGEELVGQRVAFTRAQTGTGAWSTFLLGEARSCIALPDAIKDEDAAAFFVNPLTAVGMINEVINAKSSAVIITAGASQLSKLMVGLARDRQLTSIVLVRRASQVQSLKDLGATHVLDQTSDSFAADLKALISETKPRVLLDAVADAVSSQVFFAMPSRARWLIYGLLDTKPTVLDQLGQLIFMGKSIEGFWLSSWLPALEDNARRQVFGEVVDRFVRGVWRTEVRERIPLREAHARLPKAMEGANVGKVMLVP, encoded by the coding sequence ATGTCCCAGCCCACCAGCAGTTACGCCCTCACCCTGAAGGAAGAGGGTTTCACTACCACAACCCCGAGCGGCCCCTACGTGGCGTCGCTCGAACCTTACCTCGAGGCGAAGGAGGTGGAGGTGCCAGCGCCCGGTGAAGGACAGGTGCTGATTCGCCTCATCATGTCGCCCGTGAATCCCTCGGACGTGCACTTCATCAAGGGCGAGTACGGGCTGCCGCGCGTGCGCGGGGACGTGGCGGGCTTCGAGGGCTGCGGTGAGGTGATCGCTGCCGGCGCGGGAGGTGAGGAGTTGGTGGGCCAGCGCGTCGCGTTCACCCGGGCGCAGACCGGCACGGGCGCCTGGTCGACGTTCCTCCTCGGTGAGGCACGCAGCTGTATCGCCCTGCCCGATGCGATCAAGGACGAGGACGCGGCCGCATTCTTCGTCAATCCACTCACGGCGGTGGGCATGATCAACGAGGTGATCAACGCTAAGTCGTCCGCGGTGATCATCACCGCCGGCGCCAGCCAGCTGAGCAAGCTCATGGTCGGCCTCGCCCGGGATCGGCAACTCACCAGCATCGTGCTCGTGCGCCGGGCGAGTCAGGTGCAGTCCCTCAAGGACCTGGGCGCGACCCACGTGCTCGACCAGACCTCCGACAGCTTCGCTGCTGATCTCAAGGCACTGATCAGCGAGACCAAGCCTCGTGTGCTCCTCGACGCGGTGGCGGACGCGGTGTCTTCCCAGGTGTTCTTCGCCATGCCGTCGCGGGCGCGCTGGCTGATCTACGGTCTCCTCGACACCAAGCCTACCGTGCTCGATCAGCTAGGGCAGCTGATCTTCATGGGTAAGTCGATCGAGGGCTTCTGGCTCTCCTCGTGGCTGCCGGCGCTCGAGGACAATGCGCGCCGGCAGGTGTTTGGCGAGGTGGTGGATCGTTTCGTGCGCGGCGTGTGGCGCACGGAGGTGCGCGAGCGGATTCCCCTGCGCGAGGCGCACGCGCGCCTGCCCAAGGCGATGGAAGGGGCAAACGTCGGCAAGGTTATGTTGGTGCCCTAG
- the clpX gene encoding ATP-dependent Clp protease ATP-binding subunit ClpX: MSSPPPQPTPIASCSFCGKPRYDVTTLIAGESAYICDACIRDCGDILNGDTPTSGPAIESPRALLEHLSSRLIGQEAAKRQLAVSVFHHQYGKRGAGSSRLLRKQNLLFLGPTGSGKTYMMQSLAKSLNIPMVTVSATAYTQTGYVGDEVESMLRFLLERCDNNVERAESGIVFIDEIDKIATTGSGPSETQFRDVSGAGVQQDLLTMMEGTVVRLPANGGPRHLAQEFTEIDTSNIMFVASGAFVGIEDIVEQRLYEKTEGEEPEEHLKRQENKLRQQVLIEDLIEFGLLPEFAGRFAAYVSFDHLLIEDLLAILRNPNGSPVCEYQRYFQAYGVELAVEEDALLALAEQAEALATGARGLRSIIDRCFRDVLFDLPEWTGVTRVAFGREAALGMRPPQIDR, from the coding sequence ATGAGTTCCCCACCGCCACAGCCCACGCCGATCGCTTCCTGCTCCTTCTGCGGCAAACCCCGATACGATGTCACGACCCTGATTGCGGGTGAGTCGGCCTACATCTGCGACGCCTGCATCCGCGACTGCGGGGACATCTTGAACGGTGATACGCCCACGTCGGGCCCGGCCATCGAGTCGCCAAGGGCGCTGCTGGAGCATCTCTCGAGCCGGCTGATCGGCCAGGAGGCAGCCAAGCGTCAGCTCGCCGTGTCCGTGTTCCATCACCAGTACGGCAAGCGCGGCGCGGGATCTTCGCGCTTGCTGCGCAAGCAAAATCTGTTGTTCTTGGGGCCCACCGGCTCGGGTAAGACCTACATGATGCAGTCGCTCGCCAAGAGCCTGAACATCCCTATGGTCACCGTGTCCGCCACCGCCTACACGCAGACTGGCTATGTGGGCGATGAGGTGGAGTCGATGCTGCGCTTCCTCCTCGAGCGTTGCGACAACAACGTCGAGCGGGCCGAAAGCGGCATCGTCTTCATCGATGAGATCGACAAGATTGCCACCACCGGCTCGGGCCCCAGCGAGACCCAGTTCCGCGACGTCTCCGGCGCCGGCGTGCAGCAGGACCTGCTGACGATGATGGAGGGCACCGTAGTGCGCTTGCCCGCCAACGGCGGCCCCCGTCACCTAGCGCAGGAATTCACCGAGATCGACACGAGCAACATCATGTTCGTCGCCTCGGGTGCCTTCGTCGGCATCGAGGACATCGTCGAGCAGCGCTTGTACGAGAAGACCGAGGGCGAGGAGCCTGAGGAGCATCTCAAGCGGCAGGAGAACAAGCTCCGCCAGCAGGTGCTCATCGAGGACCTTATCGAATTCGGCCTACTGCCGGAGTTCGCTGGGCGCTTTGCCGCCTACGTATCCTTCGATCATCTGCTGATCGAGGACTTGCTCGCTATCTTGCGCAACCCGAACGGATCACCCGTGTGTGAGTACCAGCGTTACTTCCAGGCCTACGGCGTGGAGCTCGCGGTGGAGGAGGACGCCCTGCTGGCCCTGGCGGAGCAGGCGGAGGCGCTGGCGACCGGAGCGCGTGGCTTGCGCTCCATCATCGACCGCTGCTTCCGCGACGTGTTGTTCGACCTTCCCGAATGGACTGGGGTAACGCGCGTGGCGTTCGGCCGCGAGGCTGCGCTTGGCATGCGACCGCCGCAGATCGACCGGTAG
- a CDS encoding VCBS repeat-containing protein, translating to MTPNFALWPPRRTALAALIGLSVSAQAANFPAEVEVELLRESAGQDGSAGFTLFSDEREDFSRLASFVANIGDINNDGLPDFAVSDSGVNRAYVVFGDSNGFPATLRLDTLDPAEGGDGSAGFVLIDTDRLRISGAGDVNNDGVADMLWSSISLAETYVLYGQSTGFPATISPEELRAANGGDGSLGSVLLVAGEPDLRLGDTIAGAGDTNGDGIDDLILRAGAGGDCNFNVSFCSGEFFLVYGVDGGFGAGIDLGALRPANGGDGSAGRVIIGPARTDITAPTAAVAGIGDLNDDGLDDIVLGTPETGVQAPAGRAFVVYGDSNGSAELQLSNLLAENGGDGSAGFAINPEVDADLSLIAAASAGDVNGDTIPDLLIGAALASPNGIDEAGSAYLILGQAGSFGAELDLASLRAGDGSAGSVFETDTTNDGTGYTVGTAGDLNADGIDDLVIAARREGVTNPAGSVFLLYGTDSAYAAVVDLTFLIAENGGNGEAGTVFQASSADAFDEVQATGIGDVNGDGIDDLAIGANRARGVDEGFDDNGEAYVIYGRLPPQLSTQIIGLNLSLGACRNVESGETVSVGLPDFALDESFDCAALDLTFAPGDQVLLQGEGTNFGTALNGSVIGLGDGGNVICRREDTLEEVTVDIAADGTWDCAAGGLTLPNQTPVTVIVRGSAAPLFPSPERISLTLDGMDTRTAACQNLTDPQTVTGVLAEVRLSETIDCEALGLTAGAGDTISIQGRGRNFGPGLSGSFEQLATDVIVRCENNNLGEVQFITPAPGDNTFDCAATGLTLRNQDTVTVTVRGVLPAAQ from the coding sequence ATGACACCGAATTTCGCCCTGTGGCCGCCCCGTCGAACTGCCCTCGCTGCCCTGATAGGCCTCAGCGTCAGCGCCCAGGCTGCCAATTTTCCCGCCGAAGTCGAGGTCGAGCTGCTGCGCGAGAGCGCTGGCCAGGACGGCAGCGCCGGCTTCACGCTATTTAGCGACGAACGCGAGGACTTCAGCCGCCTCGCGAGCTTCGTGGCCAACATCGGCGACATCAACAACGACGGCCTGCCGGACTTCGCCGTGAGCGACTCCGGGGTCAACCGCGCTTATGTCGTATTCGGCGACAGCAACGGCTTCCCGGCCACCCTGCGCCTGGACACGCTGGACCCGGCCGAGGGCGGCGACGGCTCCGCCGGCTTCGTGCTCATCGACACAGACCGCCTGCGCATCTCAGGCGCCGGTGACGTCAACAACGACGGCGTCGCCGACATGCTCTGGTCCTCCATCAGCCTGGCCGAAACCTACGTGCTCTACGGCCAGAGCACCGGTTTCCCGGCGACCATCTCCCCTGAGGAGCTGCGCGCGGCCAACGGCGGCGATGGCAGCCTCGGCAGCGTCCTGCTGGTCGCTGGCGAGCCCGACCTGCGCCTCGGCGACACTATCGCCGGCGCGGGCGACACCAACGGAGACGGCATCGACGATCTGATCCTGCGCGCAGGCGCCGGCGGTGACTGCAACTTCAACGTCAGCTTCTGCTCCGGTGAGTTCTTCCTCGTGTACGGCGTGGATGGTGGCTTCGGCGCGGGCATCGACCTCGGCGCCCTGCGCCCGGCGAACGGCGGTGACGGCTCGGCGGGACGCGTCATCATCGGTCCGGCGCGCACGGACATCACGGCCCCAACGGCTGCCGTGGCCGGCATCGGCGATCTCAACGACGACGGCCTCGACGACATCGTGCTCGGTACACCGGAGACAGGCGTGCAGGCGCCCGCTGGCCGTGCGTTTGTGGTCTACGGCGATAGCAACGGAAGCGCCGAGCTTCAGCTCTCCAACCTGCTCGCCGAAAACGGCGGCGACGGCAGCGCAGGCTTCGCCATCAATCCGGAAGTCGACGCTGACCTGAGCCTCATCGCCGCCGCCAGCGCTGGCGATGTGAACGGCGACACGATCCCGGACCTGCTCATCGGCGCCGCCCTGGCAAGCCCCAACGGCATTGATGAGGCCGGCAGCGCATACCTGATCCTCGGTCAAGCGGGCAGCTTCGGCGCCGAATTGGACCTCGCGTCCCTGCGCGCCGGCGACGGCAGCGCCGGCAGCGTGTTCGAAACCGACACGACCAACGACGGCACGGGCTACACCGTAGGGACTGCCGGTGACCTCAACGCCGACGGCATCGACGACCTGGTGATCGCCGCCCGCCGCGAGGGGGTCACCAACCCAGCGGGGTCCGTGTTCTTGCTCTACGGCACCGATAGCGCCTACGCCGCCGTCGTTGACCTAACATTTTTGATAGCCGAGAACGGCGGCAACGGCGAGGCCGGCACGGTCTTTCAGGCCAGCTCCGCCGACGCCTTCGACGAAGTGCAGGCTACGGGCATCGGCGATGTGAACGGCGACGGCATCGACGACCTGGCGATCGGTGCCAACCGCGCCCGCGGCGTGGATGAGGGCTTCGACGACAACGGCGAGGCGTACGTCATCTACGGCCGCCTGCCACCGCAGCTGAGCACGCAGATCATTGGGCTCAACCTCTCCCTAGGCGCGTGCCGCAACGTGGAGAGCGGCGAGACCGTCTCCGTGGGCCTGCCCGACTTCGCCCTCGATGAGTCCTTCGACTGCGCCGCTTTGGACCTCACCTTCGCCCCAGGCGATCAAGTGCTGCTGCAGGGTGAAGGCACCAACTTCGGCACGGCGCTGAACGGCAGCGTGATCGGCCTTGGCGACGGCGGCAATGTGATCTGCCGCCGCGAGGACACGCTGGAGGAAGTCACCGTGGATATCGCCGCGGACGGCACCTGGGACTGCGCCGCCGGCGGGCTCACCTTGCCCAACCAGACGCCAGTCACCGTGATCGTGCGCGGTAGCGCGGCGCCCCTGTTCCCCTCGCCCGAGCGTATCTCCCTCACCCTCGACGGCATGGACACGCGCACGGCAGCCTGCCAGAACCTGACCGATCCGCAAACGGTGACAGGCGTGCTCGCCGAGGTGCGCCTCAGCGAGACCATCGACTGCGAAGCCTTGGGCCTCACGGCCGGCGCTGGCGATACGATCAGCATCCAGGGGCGCGGTCGCAACTTCGGTCCTGGCCTTTCGGGCAGCTTCGAGCAGCTCGCCACAGACGTGATCGTCCGCTGCGAGAACAACAACCTGGGCGAGGTGCAGTTCATCACGCCGGCTCCCGGCGATAACACCTTCGACTGCGCGGCCACGGGCCTCACCCTGCGCAACCAGGACACGGTGACCGTGACCGTGCGCGGCGTCCTGCCCGCTGCCCAGTAG
- a CDS encoding patatin-like phospholipase family protein, whose translation MQTLSFRAGPGALRKIREEGFSPAQIGALLGASGGAKWLVLSQLDRVLAREVLPHLVGPVFTLGSSIGAWRFACLAQADPLAAIDRFETAYLAQRYSERPDRDEITARSREILDELFGAHGEREVLDHTVLRTNVMCVRSRHLTASEGTITLGSVLGVAALGNLLSRRSLGAFFERALFYDARTRSPFAHAEGFPLREVPLSTTNLRQAVAATGSIPLLLNGVRDIPGAPPGMYRDGGVIDYHLDLPQSPSDGRLALYLHFIDRIVPGWFDKRLSHRRAQAAHVHNTLLISPSPDFVATLPNGKIPDRKDFTAHGAADRERHWRIAVDRCGALADELNNVLANGTMGDRLAPLLP comes from the coding sequence ATGCAAACGCTCAGCTTTCGCGCCGGCCCCGGCGCCCTGCGCAAAATCCGTGAGGAAGGCTTCTCGCCGGCGCAGATCGGCGCCCTCCTTGGCGCATCTGGCGGCGCCAAGTGGCTCGTGCTCAGTCAACTCGATCGCGTGCTCGCCCGCGAGGTCCTGCCGCATCTGGTGGGCCCCGTGTTCACCCTCGGCTCCTCCATCGGTGCCTGGCGCTTCGCCTGCCTGGCCCAAGCCGATCCGCTCGCCGCAATCGACCGCTTCGAGACCGCATACCTCGCGCAGCGCTACTCCGAGCGCCCCGACCGCGACGAGATCACCGCCCGCAGCCGGGAAATTCTCGACGAACTCTTCGGGGCGCACGGCGAACGGGAAGTTCTCGACCACACGGTCTTGCGCACCAACGTGATGTGCGTGCGCAGCCGCCACCTAACGGCATCCGAAGGCACCATCACCCTCGGGTCAGTACTTGGCGTCGCAGCCCTAGGCAACCTGTTGAGCCGTCGCAGCCTCGGTGCCTTCTTCGAGCGCGCGCTGTTCTACGACGCGCGCACCCGCAGCCCCTTCGCGCACGCTGAGGGTTTCCCGCTTCGCGAGGTGCCCCTGTCCACCACCAATCTGCGCCAAGCCGTCGCGGCCACAGGCTCCATTCCGCTGCTGCTCAACGGCGTGCGCGACATTCCTGGCGCCCCCCCAGGCATGTATCGCGACGGCGGCGTCATCGACTACCATCTGGACCTGCCCCAGAGTCCGTCCGACGGACGACTGGCGCTCTACCTGCACTTCATCGACCGCATCGTGCCAGGCTGGTTCGACAAGCGCCTCTCGCATCGTCGCGCCCAGGCAGCTCACGTGCACAACACGCTGCTCATCAGCCCATCGCCCGACTTCGTGGCAACGCTGCCGAACGGGAAAATCCCTGATCGGAAGGACTTCACGGCTCACGGCGCTGCCGATCGCGAGCGCCACTGGCGCATCGCAGTGGACCGCTGTGGCGCATTGGCCGATGAACTGAACAACGTGTTAGCTAACGGCACGATGGGTGATCGACTGGCGCCATTGCTGCCCTGA
- a CDS encoding DUF1295 domain-containing protein: MNSTVHQHDPPAWFRGLRALTDALTVGFPGQRRLKMAWVINLQKGGTVPFTLALMAWFENYSIAAWTYAGMHGSYGVIWLLKDRYLPDPAWERRVSVGGSVMMLLTVLGPYWLAPYLLISGALGDAGAHPPAARLGTAVFVYAIGVVLMMGADAQKYFTLRHRAGLITDGFFTHVRHPNYLGEMLLYASFALVVGHWLPWLVLAWVWGVLFATNIAYKEAHMARHPGWAAYRARTGLLLPRWPSASATTSDG; encoded by the coding sequence ATGAACAGTACCGTCCACCAGCACGACCCCCCCGCTTGGTTCCGAGGGCTGCGAGCGCTCACCGACGCGCTGACCGTGGGGTTTCCCGGACAGCGGCGCTTGAAGATGGCGTGGGTGATCAACCTGCAGAAGGGTGGCACCGTGCCCTTCACCCTGGCGTTGATGGCCTGGTTCGAGAACTACAGCATCGCGGCCTGGACCTACGCGGGCATGCACGGCAGCTACGGCGTGATTTGGTTGCTAAAGGACCGATACCTGCCAGATCCGGCATGGGAGCGTCGCGTGAGCGTCGGCGGTTCCGTGATGATGCTGCTCACCGTACTTGGCCCCTACTGGTTGGCACCGTACCTGCTCATCTCGGGCGCCCTCGGCGATGCCGGCGCACACCCTCCGGCAGCAAGGCTCGGCACGGCTGTCTTCGTGTACGCGATCGGCGTCGTGCTGATGATGGGCGCGGATGCCCAGAAGTACTTCACCTTGCGCCATCGTGCAGGCCTGATCACTGATGGGTTCTTCACCCACGTGCGCCATCCGAACTACCTAGGTGAGATGTTGTTGTACGCAAGCTTCGCTCTAGTGGTGGGGCACTGGCTGCCCTGGCTCGTGCTGGCGTGGGTGTGGGGAGTCTTGTTCGCGACCAACATCGCGTACAAGGAGGCGCACATGGCCCGCCATCCGGGCTGGGCGGCCTACCGCGCGCGCACAGGCTTGCTGTTACCGCGCTGGCCCAGCGCCAGTGCAACGACCTCTGACGGTTGA